The Spinacia oleracea cultivar Varoflay chromosome 2, BTI_SOV_V1, whole genome shotgun sequence DNA segment ttagcattgaatgcatacttggaccaagggcattatttccttcagtgagCACTCCCTTCTATGAGGCCATAATGAACGCTCTGAAAGAGCCTAAAGTCAAAACTCCTACcattgaagcttatgacggTACTACAGACCAGACATGCACCTAGTTGCATACCGTCAccacatgtatgttcaaggaaccaatgaagccacttggtgcaaatacttcccagctACCCTTAAAGGAGTAGCGTCCAAATGGTTTGAACGGTTGCCCCCATGATCAATTTCTTCCTTCAACGAGCTGCAAACCTTGTTTCCCACCAGGTTCATGGcatacaaggaagaaaggaaaacaagcatgCACTTGGGACGCATTCAACAAGGGAAAGATGAGTCTTTACGAAGCTATGTTAAACGCTTCAATCTGGAAGCCGGACAGATACCAGATCTGCCCGATGGCGTCTcctttgataattttatcagagGCTTGAAGAAGGGATCATTCAAGTTTGACTTAGTTAAGAAAAGTGTGAGAACGATGGCAGAAGTCTTGGACGAGGCCGAAGCCTTtattcatgcaacagagataTGCAGTGCGTCCAGAGATGGGAAGGCTGGAGAGGCCACAGACTCCTCGGGGAAAAAAGAGAAGATGGACAGGAAAGTCCCACGAGTTAATGGTACTTGGGCTCTTTCgaaagagcatgataccaatTCTCCCGGACAAAAGAGAGGACGGCTGCAAGAGAGAGAATATTTTGAATACAATACAGACCTTCTCACAATCCTAGTGGACGTAGGGACCAGGTTCGACCTTGAACGGCCCTTTCCAATGAAGTCTCCTGCTGAGAGTCGAGATCCTAAGCTGTATTGCCAGTTCCACGAAGATATAGGTCATGACACCAAGGATTGCAGAAGCCTGAAGAAAGCCCTGGATGGCCTAGCTTCCAAGGGGCACCTGAAGAACTATCTCCAAAGAAGCACCCACAGCACGGGAAAAAACCAGTACAAGAAAAACAAGTCACCTGTCTCAGCCACAGAAGGAAATCACAGCGAAGGgggatttgtagccgtcatatcagGAGGACCAGCTgctggaggacccaccatgagggGACATAAAGATTATGCCCACCGTCTAGGTCAAGTAATGTTATCAGGGAAGTCACCAGTGGATCCATTCCCTCGGATAGAAATATGTGAATCAGATGGAGGACGTGTAGCCACTCCGCATGACGACCCTCTTGTGGTCGAGATCAAAATCTCCAACATGAGAGTAAAGCGCATCCTGATAGATACAGGAAGTTCATCTGATATAATGAGCATGAAGTGCCTAAGCCGTCTAGCTCACGACCCTAAGACCATCGGGAGCATCCACTACCCTATCATTGGCTTTGGAGGAAGCATCATACACCTGGTGGGCGTCATCACCTTACCAGTATGGATAGGAGGACGTAATGATGGACGAAAGATGGGTGTGGACTTCTTAATCTTCAAAGATTTGACGGCTTACAATGTCATTTTGGGACGTCCCACTCTGAACAAGATAAAAGCAGTGgtcgtcacccatctcatgCTCATGAAGTATGTGTGTGACGATGGAGCAATCGGGACtatacatggagatcaacagCAAGCCAAAGACTGCTACCTCACAACTCTTAACCCCTCAGCATGGAGGAAGGACCCGGCCAGGATCAAAGGCAATAGAAAGTATGAAGAAGAGCCACCAACAGCTAGCGAGAGTATCCCAGTTAAGATGAAGAAAAGTGGCTAAGGAATATAATTTCAATAGACTAGTCAGGGTACTTTATGtaagagcctacaaaacggcctaaaAATTATGTAAGAGCCAAACGGCCTGTAATGTGCGCCTACAAAACGGCCAATCTATTTTTGTTGCTTAGCTAAATGTGAACTCTATGATAATATTCTTCCTATCAAAACTCTGATACTCTCATTATCATTACGGCCTAACAAGCCACACATCGCACAAAGAACTCAAAATCATGATATAAAGACGTAAAAACGCAAATAATTGACACAATAAAAGTAGTCACTCAATATCGACGCCTTCTCATTTGATGGCGTCACAAATGACTAATCGGacgacggcctgagaagtggcctagattaatTAGCCATAATAAGACGTAAAAACGCAAAAAAAAATGACTCAATAAAAGTAGTCATTCAATATTGACGCCTTCTCATTTTATGGCGTCACAAAAGACTAATCGGTTGACGGCCTGAGGAGttgcctagattagcgccccaaattaggctgatcacctaaaacactggggtAACCGTCCACAATTGGGCAAAGAAAAACTTGTTCCTGAAAAAGTCAGTACAAAACTGAGATGGAATAAAAACATACGTGCACAGAAGGCACAAACATTCATACATGCGCACAAGGCGCAACAAACCCAAATGAAAGAATGCCCGAAGGCATCAATGTTATTACAAGCGCTTACGGCGTCACAGAAACCagagtaaaataaaaataacttaAGGACAAGGGGCCTTCGAGCTACCATCCTGGACGTCTTGATCTTCTGGGGAGTtcacctgttaggttatgatacatatgacaatacataaatcatgcggaaaaaccataaagccaggaaagcatattatttacacataatcatttagcatagtatagatgcatacactttgtagcgtgccttccctagctgcgcccgaaccgaacaagaacaagtcttttaggactccaagtgtcgtccctccgtagatagtccacagtacgtccgaatccgcctcaagattgaccaactagaatcgcccttaaggtgcttaggaattttcggctattgttgtgcaagagtgtggctgaattttctttcaaaagcttaccctttgaatacttcaattgtgcccataaattatgaccctaggcccttatttatagaggtttggaaagggaattgaaatcctagtaggatacgatttaattaaacttagaatcctacaaggactctatttaattaaataatcctaataggaataggaatttaatcacacaccaaaaacctaatagatttaggaattgtgcatggacgcaaacacacacgcacggagccacgagggcgcccgcacgcgggcgctcggcccacgcagcccacgctgggcagccttgccttggcgcgctgggcctgccttgcggtgggcctggcgctgccttcggctgggcgtgcgcgcgtccttgcttgctgggcgatggcctggcttcgtgctgggccttcgtccggcaggcctcgtccaatgcttattcgtacgatacgcttccgattaaattcccggttccggaattcatttccgatacgaacaatatttaatatttccgattccggaattaatttccgtttcgaacaaatatttaatatttccgtttccggaattattttccgattccgataatatttccgattctgacaatatttccgtttccggcaatatttctgattccggcaatatttccatttccgataatattttccgatacgtaccatatttccgtttccggcaacatctacgacttggataatatttatattttcgatacgatccatatttccgtttccggcaaatatcatcgtttccggagtattcatttcttgcttgtgacgatctcagctcccactgaaaccaagattcgtcgattccgaatatccatagatagagtatttaatgccattaaatacttgatccgtttacgtactatttgtgtgaccctacgggttcagtcaagagtaagctgtggattaatataattaattccacttgaactgaagcggcctctagctaggcattcagctcacttgatctcactgaattattaacttgttaattaatactgaaccgcatttattagacttaacattgaatgcatacttggaccaagggcattatttccttcagtctcccacttgtccttagggacaagtgtgcatttcctaattcctttgtcgctcgatgcttgctcttgaacataaggtaagagttgtcatccttattatgtccagaggtgtttctcggtttcagagttcaactgatcaaataaacagataatcatagtctatgattcatccgagcacggccatgcatttcacagtttctagctctccgagtggccttgtacaacttttaagcatctcatcccgatttatgggaggacaatcccaatcttgcgatcttgagattagacttcgtttgataggtgattacctgagcgttgcctttatagcctccttttacggtgcgacggttggtcaacgtcaaagcaaccagttctcaaacaagtaatctcaaatcactctggtattgaggatttagtgt contains these protein-coding regions:
- the LOC110805113 gene encoding uncharacterized protein produces the protein MAYKEERKTSMHLGRIQQGKDESLRSYVKRFNLEAGQIPDLPDGVSFDNFIRGLKKGSFKFDLVKKSVRTMAEVLDEAEAFIHATEICSASRDGKAGEATDSSGKKEKMDRKVPRVNGTWALSKEHDTNSPGQKRGRLQEREYFEYNTDLLTILVDVGTRFDLERPFPMKSPAESRDPKLYCQFHEDIGHDTKDCRSLKKALDGLASKGHLKNYLQRSTHSTGKNQYKKNKSPVSATEGNHSEGGFVAVISGGPAAGGPTMRGHKDYAHRLGQVMLSGKSPVDPFPRIEICESDGGRVATPHDDPLVVEIKISNMRVKRILIDTGSSSDIMSMKCLSRLAHDPKTIGSIHYPIIGFGGSIIHLVGVITLPVWIGGRNDGRKMGVDFLIFKDLTAYNVILGRPTLNKIKAVVVTHLMLMKYVCDDGAIGTIHGDQQQAKDCYLTTLNPSAWRKDPARIKGNRKYEEEPPTASESIPVKMKKSG